A single window of Nicotiana sylvestris chromosome 5, ASM39365v2, whole genome shotgun sequence DNA harbors:
- the LOC104214607 gene encoding uncharacterized protein yields MGNGCYSLCPSKSLTIKLIFRDGKTRIVAGKRLAGEIMFEFPDCMVCHAHSFFIGQPIPVSAIDDKLRNGDAYFVLPLDYFSNKVLSASSLASLGSNNTNKRAPVNFKNPAFEYVKGSNGRVLIKVAPEFMIKLLQRGNEDNGDENCDGNYILCSTPELKKQYEQLVGPKGQIWSPKLETISEYKIRYSPCKMIGLEWKQKE; encoded by the coding sequence ATGGGCAACGGCTGCTACTCTCTTTGTCCTTCAAAATCATTAACAATTAAGCTGATATTTCGCGATGGAAAAACCAGGATCGTCGCCGGAAAAAGACTAGCCGGAGAGATAATGTTCGAGTTTCCCGATTGCATGGTTTGTCATGCACATTCATTCTTCATTGGACAACCAATTCCTGTCTCAGCCATTGATGATAAGCTAAGGAATGGCGATGCATACTTTGTTCTCCCACTCGATTACTTCTCAAACAAAGTGCTTTCGGCTTCTTCTCTTGCTTCCTTAGGTTCTAATAACACTAATAAAAGAGCTCCAGTTAATTTCAAGAATCCTGCTTTTGAATATGTTAAGGGGTCCAATggtagggttttgataaaagttgCACCTGAGTTTATGATCAAATTACTTCAACGTGGAAATGAGGATAATGGAGATGAGAATTGTGATGGTAATTATATTTTATGTAGCACACCGGAGTTGAAGAAGCAATATGAGCAATTGGTAGGGCCAAAAGGGCAAATATGGTCTCCTAAGTTAGAGACTATTTCTGAATATAAGATTAGGTATTCACCTTGCAAGATGATTGGCTTAGAATGGAAACAGAAAGAATAG